GCATCAGCCCGGCTCGCACGCTGGAAGTGATCGTCAATCCTTGCCGTACTGCTGGTTCTGAGAGCAATACCGAATTCCTGGAGCTGATCGCTTTCCCGAATCCGGCGAAGAATTCCATACAAATCGCCTTCCAATCTACGGTTGCTCAGGATTACAATTTGAAGGTGGTCGACATCACCGGCCGCGACGTCGTATCGCTGAATCGTTCAAGCTCAATTGGTTCAAACCGTGAACTGTTGGATCTGACCGGCATGAGCCCTGGTATCTACCTCATCTGCCTCAATTCGGCAGGATCGCAGGAGAAAATCCGGGTCATGTAGAGTAAATCTTGAATTTTTAATAAAAAGGGCCTTGGAAGTGCGGCTTCCAAGGCCCTTTTCCTCCCTTTTCCGTTACCGTTCAAAACAATCCATTCACCCCGGATTAGGCGATAAACAGACCTGAATTAAGCTCCGTTTACCAAAGTAAATTGCAGCCCGGCAGGTGCTGACGGTATTTTCGTTCAACAATCAACTAAAAACACTTGTCGATATGAGTATCCGCGAAATGCAAAACCTGATTTACCAACAAGGCAATTTCACTTTTTCCGATGGCCGCAAAGACGAGGGAATGGTCATCTCCCGCTACAACATCAAAGAAGCCCGGGTAGAGTTCTATTTTATCCCCGCGAAAAACCTCCTGGCTTTCGAATCGGCACGCACGCACCATGACCTTGATGCCCACAAAAAAATGGGTCAATTGGTCGATCTGCAATCAATCGTTACAGCCACCACGATTCACTGATATCTATAGTCATGCAGCGTCTGAGCACTTTCAACCGACTGTTTCTGGTTTTCTGTGTCCTGCTCATCGCCTTCATCATCTGGAAGGTGCCGCATGAAACTCAGCAAGCAGAAAGCGGCGGTACGATCTCGACTACGCTTTCGGCGGACGAATGATCCGATCCTGAACAAGCAAAAACGGCAGCCTTATCGGGCTGCCGTTTTCATTTTTACGGGTTTGATCAGTTGTTCAACATAACCGGCATCACCAGCATGAGCAGGTCTTCCCCCGAACTTTCGGTGCCGGACGGAATCAAAAGTCCTGCACGGTTGGGTGCAGAAAGTTCCATCATCACTTCCTCGCTGTCGAGGTTGGATAACATCTCGACGAGGAAACGGGCGTTGAATCCGATTTCCATGTCTTCACCCGTGTATTGACAGCTGAGGCGTTCGTTCGCCTCATTGGCGAAATCAAGGTCCTCCGCGCTGATCTGCAGCGCACTGCCCTGGATCTTGAGCCGTACCTGGTGGGTAGTCTTGTTCGAAAAGATCGAGACCCGTCGCACGGATTGAAGGAACTGGATGCGATCGATCGTTAGTTTGTTCGGATTGTCAACCGGAATGACCGCTTCGTAATTCGGATAGCGTCCGTCGATCAACCTGCAAATGAGGGAGAAGTTGCCGAACGTGAAGAATGCATTGCTGTCGTTGTAGGCGATGGAGACAGGTTCGTCACCCGTACCCAGAATACCCTTCAAGAGGTTGAGCGGCTTCTTTGGCAAAATGAAAGCCCCTTCCTGCTTGGCACGATGGTCAGTACGCCGGTATCGCACCAACTTGTGCGCATCGGTAGCAACAAAGGTGAGACTGTCTTTGGAGAATTGAGAGAACACCCCCGACATCACAGGCCGCAGTTCATCGTTGCCGGTCGCGAAGAGGGTCTTGGCAATGGCCTTCTGCAACAACGAAGCCGGAACTTCGATACTCTTGGCGCCGTCCAAGGCCGGAACTTTCGGGAACTCGTCACCATCGAAACCGGTCAACTTGTATTTTCCGTTGTCGCTGACGATTTCAATTCCTTTCGTCTTATCGTCGATCAGGAAGGTGAGGGGATGTTCCGAAAAAGTCTTGAGTGTCTCCAGCAGGATCTTGGCGGGGATGGCGATCTTTCCGGATTGCTTCCCTTCGATCAGGGTGACCTCGGTGGTCATCGTTGACTCAAGATCCGAAGCGGAAATGGTCAGGTTGCCTTTCTCAACAATGAAAAGGAAATTGTCCAGGATGGGAAGCGGGTTACTGGAGTTCAAGACTCCGGAGATCTGTTGTAACTGCTTCAGGAGCGTACTGCTCGATACGATGAATTTCATAGGTTCGGAAGGAAACAAAAGGCGAACTACCGTCGCCTTCGACCCACAAACCTACCACATTCCCCGTAAAATCTGAGTTCCTGACAGCGTGATTGCTCCTTAAAATATGAACAAGCGACACTGCCTATACTAATGCTATAATGTTAATAAACAGCTATTTACGAGGATGCGGGAAGGGTGTCTTCCAGACTGTTTATTTCTTTCCTCCTGATAAAAAGTCACTTCGCTTCCGAAGCAGCGGATCAAAGGTGAAATGTTGCAGCACCCACCACTTCAACTGAACCGGGTCGGTTGCATAAAAGCGATCCGCATCGTGCTGGAGTGGGTTTCCCAAAGAGTCATGCGTTGCCAGCGCACCGGTTTGAACGGGCATCGGGAACAACCTCAAGCCATGAACCCGTCCAGCGGTATCGGTGACTTCCAACTCAGCAACCGGCGTCAGTCGGGAGAGTGAATCTTGTTCTTCTTTTCGCATCTTCATCGCTTCTGTCTCGAAGGGTACTTTTCGAAACAGGTAAAGGTAGTTCCTGACCGAAGTCGTGTCGGCAATGCCGATCGAAGTTCCATCAAGGGGATCACCGAGAAGGAATCCGTTGGATGTACGGCTCAGCGAATACGACCAGTCTGGTCGGGACGGGTAATGCACGCGGACCTTCGTGATCTCTTCCGGTTGCAACGAGTAGATCACTTTGTCGCGCCATTCAAGCGAATTAGCTGTATACCGGGGGCTGAGATAACCGTTGAAGCCCGGTAGTTCACAGATGAATGGCAGGTCAGCGCCTTCTTTCATCATGAAGGTGCCCAGTTGGTCCGCAGTCGGCCCTCCGACATAATACGTCATTACAGGTTGCTCCGAATCGCCGGAATAGATCTCGCATTTGACGCCGTCGGCAGCCAACGCTTTCACCACATTGTTGAACCCGGCTTTCGAAACACGGGTCTTG
This genomic stretch from Bacteroidota bacterium harbors:
- the dnaN gene encoding DNA polymerase III subunit beta; its protein translation is MKFIVSSSTLLKQLQQISGVLNSSNPLPILDNFLFIVEKGNLTISASDLESTMTTEVTLIEGKQSGKIAIPAKILLETLKTFSEHPLTFLIDDKTKGIEIVSDNGKYKLTGFDGDEFPKVPALDGAKSIEVPASLLQKAIAKTLFATGNDELRPVMSGVFSQFSKDSLTFVATDAHKLVRYRRTDHRAKQEGAFILPKKPLNLLKGILGTGDEPVSIAYNDSNAFFTFGNFSLICRLIDGRYPNYEAVIPVDNPNKLTIDRIQFLQSVRRVSIFSNKTTHQVRLKIQGSALQISAEDLDFANEANERLSCQYTGEDMEIGFNARFLVEMLSNLDSEEVMMELSAPNRAGLLIPSGTESSGEDLLMLVMPVMLNN
- a CDS encoding DUF4340 domain-containing protein, with protein sequence MKNKILFLAAVLLAITAVWFGWSNKNSTIDKEELRFAVDTGSVRKIFLADRTGRSITIERAGGATWLVNDSFPARQDLLKSLLTAIAGVEVKTRVSKAGFNNVVKALAADGVKCEIYSGDSEQPVMTYYVGGPTADQLGTFMMKEGADLPFICELPGFNGYLSPRYTANSLEWRDKVIYSLQPEEITKVRVHYPSRPDWSYSLSRTSNGFLLGDPLDGTSIGIADTTSVRNYLYLFRKVPFETEAMKMRKEEQDSLSRLTPVAELEVTDTAGRVHGLRLFPMPVQTGALATHDSLGNPLQHDADRFYATDPVQLKWWVLQHFTFDPLLRKRSDFLSGGKK